One Pseudoalteromonas rubra genomic window, TTGCAAGCCATTGCAGAAGCGCAAAAACAAGGTAAAACGTGTGCCTTCGTTGATGCAGAGCATGCCTTGGACCCAGTCTACGCTGAAAAGCTGGGCGTGAACGTCAATGACCTGCTGGTCTCTCAGCCTGATACGGGTGAGCAGGCACTTGAGATCTGTGACATGCTGGTACGTTCAGGTGCCGTAGATGTGGTGGTCGTTGACTCCGTAGCAGCACTGACACCGAAAGCAGAAATTGAAGGTGAAATGGGTGATACCCACGTTGGTTTGCAGGCGCGTTTGATGTCTCAGGCATTGCGTAAGCTGACAGCCAACATTAAGCGTTCAAACACGCTGTGTATTTTCATTAACCAGATCCGTATGAAGATTGGTGTGATGTTCGGTAACCCGGAAACCACAACGGGTGGTAATGCGCTTAAGTTCTACGCGTCAGTGCGTTTGGATATCCGTCGTATTGGCTCTGTTAAAGAGGGTGATGAGGTTATCGGTAACGAAACCCGCGTAAAGGTTGTTAAGAACAAAGTTGCCCCGCCATTTAAGCAAGCTGAATTTATCATCATGTATGGTGAGGGGACGTCGAAGCAAGGCGAACTTATCGACCTGGGTGTGAAGCACAAACTGGTTGATAAAGCCGGTGCTTGGTTCAGCTACAATGGCAATAAGATTGGCCAGGGTAAAGCAAACTCAATTAAGTTCCTGAAAGAAAACACCGCCATTGCTGATGAGATTGAAGGCAAGCTGCGTGAAATGTTATTGCTTCAGGCAACCATTAAGCCTGAAGAAGGCGAAGATCAAGGTCTGGCAGATGTAAAAGACCTGGAACTATAACGACTACTAGCGTAGCGGAGCACTCAGCAGTTCATATGGGTGCTCCTTTCGATTATGTGAAACATGACACGTTTGCCTAACTGTCTGATTTTAATAGTACTTACTATTGCACTCTTCCGATAATACCCTCTTTTTCACCTCTTTTAGTACTCACGGTTATGTTCAGGCGCATTGTGTAGTTCTGAGCCCACCTCTGTCAGTCTTGTATCATTGTCCATTTGTTATAGCTGCTTTCAGAGTGATCCTCCTGTATTGGCTGGGGCGGTATTTTGTTATGTTGACAGTTCGTGGCGCCATATCTTTAAGACACCAGATAAGCGCATGATGGGCCCCTTGTCGAAATGATGGATGTGATACCAGTTCGCATCAATATACAACTAATTGGAGAGATTAGGTCAGCCGATAATTGTACTAAAAACTTCTCATTTAACACCTTTATCTGAGGTATGCGTTCGCAAATTTTCGCCTCGCCTATATGGATATAGGTACCTCAGTGATAGCTGGAGGCGTGAGCGGCGTGCTCGCCGGGATTTACTCGTCTCAAGATTGGTTACTTAATTATGAGGGTTGGTATAACAAGGTTTAGATTTACATCTTAAACAGGGGATCTGCCAGCTTTACTTAGCTGCTTGCTGTTTGAATTAAGAAAACGCCACGGCTCATATGGCATAAATACAGCGGTACATGCTTAGTATCAGATGAAGTTTGGCTCGACAGGTTGTGTATGTAACTGGCTAGGCTTATGCCGATAAGAGGCACAGATAGAAAGGTCGCAATAAATGTGTCGCATCGATTAGATATTAAAATAGCTTAATGTCGCCTCAGGTGGCCCCAATTCCGACGATAATAATGTGGGAGGCTTGTGTATATGAACTGCAGTCGTGTTTGGTTGGCTCGTAAAATAACTGGCATAACGCTTAATGATTAATAAAACGCACAATGATGGTGTTGTCTTGCTCAGGAAATAAAAAAGCCGCGTAAAACGCGGCTTTAATTCAGTTTACTTTAGTGATTAGTTACCACCAGTACCTGTTACAGGCTGGTCAGTGATAGCACACGGCACTGGAATATCAAGCGTAGCAGCTGTGGTATTAGCTTCAATTGCTTGAGTGAACCAAGTGTTGTTGTTCGGGTTCTTATAACGAACAGTGTAAGCTGCATCGTCACCACCTTCCAGTGTTACGTCGAACTGACCTGATGGGTAGAACGTCTTAACGAAGCGACCGCCACGGAACAGTTGTGCAATAGTCGGTGTAGAAACCGGTGTTGCAGGGACGTCGGCCGTGTCATTGTTATTACACACGAACTGAGGAGTTAGTGGCTTAACGATGTTGCTTGCAGGTGCAGTTGTTAGCTTAAGTGTACCGTTGTTCAGGTCACACAAGTTAGTGAAGGTTACAGCAGTAGCTTCACCATCTGATGCGCCACCTACAGTAACGTTGTCACCAGTAACTGCATTATCCAGAATGTTCACACCGTCTTTCATCATTTTCAGTTTAACTTCAAATGAAGGAGGGTTTCTGAATGTGCCTTTAGTTAAGTCTGAACGGTTGTATGCACCGATAAGTAGACGGTAGCTGTTCGCTTCAACCAATACGTCTGCGTATACCTGGCTAGGCTGGTCGTTTGCGTCAACAATGTCGAAGCTCAGGCGACGGTCGTCACATTTCTCAGCATCTATAATGTATGTGAAGAAATCCAGGTTCCAGTAAGACAGGTGGTTTACAGATACTGCAACGTCGTGCGTTGCCGCATTTTCATCTGCATCTGCTTTAACTACACCGTAGCTCTCGAAAGACCATTTACCAGCATCTTCGTCATAGCTCCAAACAGGGAAGATATCGTTAACTTGAACCTGACGAGTATCAGCAGCTTGAGTACATACACCGTTTGCAAACAGACCAGTACCCTCAGCTTCTGCAACTGCAGCAACAGCTTCAGCACTCAGGTCATCACCTTCATATGTCATAGGACAAGTGTTGATGGTTTTTTTGTCT contains:
- the recA gene encoding recombinase RecA → MNDNKQKALDAALSQIERQFGKGSIMKLGDSQALDIEAVSTGSLGLDIALGIGGLPTGRIVEIYGPESSGKTTLTLQAIAEAQKQGKTCAFVDAEHALDPVYAEKLGVNVNDLLVSQPDTGEQALEICDMLVRSGAVDVVVVDSVAALTPKAEIEGEMGDTHVGLQARLMSQALRKLTANIKRSNTLCIFINQIRMKIGVMFGNPETTTGGNALKFYASVRLDIRRIGSVKEGDEVIGNETRVKVVKNKVAPPFKQAEFIIMYGEGTSKQGELIDLGVKHKLVDKAGAWFSYNGNKIGQGKANSIKFLKENTAIADEIEGKLREMLLLQATIKPEEGEDQGLADVKDLEL